In Streptomyces chartreusis NRRL 3882, the following are encoded in one genomic region:
- a CDS encoding glycosyltransferase codes for MSDSRSGDSSRQSLRIIRLANFVAPASGGLRTALRELGKGFKAAGHEPVLVVPGERMTDRETDQGRVITLPGPLLPGTGGYRVLADRRRVARLLEELAPDRLEVSDRTTLRWTGKWARRARVPAVMVSHETADGVLRTWGLPEGAARRAADALNVRTAHTYARVVCTTEFAEREFVRIGARNVVRAPLGVDLVQRHPALRDPELRARHARGDETLLVMCSRLSVEKRPGTALDALEALRRRGRRAVLVVAGDGPLRARLEQRARESGLPVTFLGHVSDRGLLGALQASADVALAPGPAETFGLAALEAMACGTPVVASASSALPEVIGSAGAVAADHGEAFADAVDLLLERLEADRREGARARAECFGWDAAVDAFLAAHDAAVPVRPYVPGGVA; via the coding sequence ATGAGCGACTCGCGTTCGGGTGACAGCAGCCGCCAGTCGCTGCGGATCATCCGGCTCGCCAACTTCGTCGCGCCCGCGTCCGGCGGTCTGCGCACCGCCCTGCGCGAACTCGGCAAGGGCTTCAAGGCGGCGGGGCACGAGCCCGTCCTCGTGGTCCCCGGCGAGCGGATGACCGACCGGGAGACCGACCAGGGGCGGGTGATCACCCTCCCCGGGCCGCTGCTGCCCGGCACCGGCGGCTACCGCGTGCTCGCCGACAGGCGGCGGGTGGCCCGGCTCCTGGAGGAGCTCGCGCCGGACCGGCTGGAGGTGTCCGACCGCACGACCCTCAGGTGGACCGGCAAGTGGGCGCGACGCGCCCGGGTCCCGGCCGTGATGGTCTCCCACGAGACCGCCGACGGCGTGCTGCGCACCTGGGGTCTGCCCGAGGGGGCCGCCCGGCGTGCCGCGGACGCCCTCAACGTCCGTACGGCACACACGTACGCGCGCGTGGTGTGCACCACCGAGTTCGCCGAGCGGGAGTTCGTGCGGATCGGGGCGCGCAATGTCGTCCGTGCCCCGCTGGGCGTCGACCTGGTGCAGCGGCACCCCGCGCTGCGCGACCCGGAGCTGCGGGCGCGGCACGCGCGCGGGGACGAGACGCTGCTGGTGATGTGCTCGCGGCTGTCCGTGGAGAAGCGGCCCGGCACGGCGCTGGACGCACTGGAGGCGCTGCGGCGGCGGGGACGCCGGGCGGTGCTGGTGGTGGCCGGGGACGGGCCGTTGCGCGCCCGGCTCGAACAGCGGGCGCGGGAGAGCGGCCTGCCGGTCACCTTCCTCGGGCACGTCTCCGACCGCGGGCTGCTCGGCGCGCTCCAGGCGTCCGCCGACGTGGCCCTTGCGCCGGGGCCCGCCGAGACGTTCGGGCTCGCCGCGCTGGAGGCCATGGCGTGCGGCACGCCCGTGGTGGCGAGCGCGTCGTCCGCGCTGCCGGAGGTGATCGGCTCCGCCGGGGCCGTCGCGGCGGACCACGGGGAGGCCTTCGCGGACGCCGTGGACCTGCTGCTGGAACGGCTGGAGGCAGACCGGCGAGAGGGGGCACGCGCGCGTGCGGAGTGCTTCGGCTGGGATGCGGCGGTCGACGCCTTCCTGGCCGCGCACGACGCCGCTGTCCCGGTGCGTCCGTACGTGCCCGGGGGCGTGGCATGA
- a CDS encoding 5-oxoprolinase subunit B family protein has translation MKVLPVGEDALLVEVCSGDEAQALHAELLRRRAEGSLSACEIVPAARTVLLDGLDAPSRVAAELTAAELPPAPPRARAVVEIPVRYDGPDLADVAAHWGVPAREAARIHARTEFRVAFCGFAPGFGYLTGLPPRYDVPRRATPRTAVPAGSVALAGPYTGVYPRSSPGGWQLIGTTDAVLWDHARVPAALLSPGTRVRFVPVEPVGHP, from the coding sequence ATGAAGGTCCTGCCCGTCGGCGAGGACGCCCTGCTCGTCGAGGTCTGCTCGGGCGACGAGGCCCAGGCCCTGCACGCCGAGCTGCTGCGCCGCCGCGCGGAGGGCTCGCTGTCGGCCTGCGAGATCGTGCCCGCGGCCCGTACGGTCCTCCTCGACGGCCTCGACGCCCCCTCCCGGGTGGCCGCCGAACTGACCGCCGCCGAGTTGCCGCCCGCTCCGCCACGGGCGCGTGCCGTGGTCGAGATCCCGGTGCGCTACGACGGCCCGGACCTGGCCGACGTCGCCGCGCACTGGGGCGTGCCCGCACGGGAGGCCGCCCGGATCCACGCGCGGACGGAGTTCCGGGTCGCCTTCTGCGGCTTCGCCCCCGGCTTCGGCTACCTCACCGGCCTGCCGCCGCGCTACGACGTCCCGCGCCGGGCCACCCCGCGCACGGCCGTCCCGGCCGGTTCGGTGGCGCTGGCGGGCCCGTACACGGGCGTGTACCCGCGCTCGTCGCCGGGCGGCTGGCAGCTGATCGGCACGACGGACGCCGTCCTGTGGGACCACGCTCGCGTGCCGGCCGCCCTGCTGTCGCCGGGCACGCGTGTGCGGTTCGTCCCCGTCGAGCCGGTGGGGCACCCGTGA
- a CDS encoding biotin-dependent carboxyltransferase family protein has translation MTDRALAVVRAGALTTVQDLGRPGHAHLGVPRSGALDRPAADLVNRLTGNPPEAAVLETTVNGCAVRPRSTVTMAVAGAPCRVTVDGRPVAWGAPVRVPAGALLDVGPAMSGLRSYVGVCGGIAVEPVLGSRSTDLLSGLGPPPLTDGTVLPLGRPTGVHARVDVAPQPAPPAELVLRVTLGPRDGWFTPEALRTFVSRPYRVSPASNRIGLRTEGAALERARPGELPSEGMVLGAVQVPPDGRPVVFLADHPTTGGYPVIGVVRAADLPAAAQAVPGTPVRFVAVRRR, from the coding sequence GTGACCGACCGCGCGCTCGCCGTCGTACGGGCCGGGGCCCTGACCACCGTGCAGGACCTGGGGCGCCCCGGGCACGCCCACCTCGGTGTGCCCCGCTCCGGGGCGCTGGACCGTCCGGCGGCGGACCTCGTCAACCGGCTGACGGGCAACCCGCCCGAGGCAGCCGTGCTGGAGACGACCGTCAACGGCTGTGCCGTACGCCCCCGTTCCACCGTCACCATGGCCGTGGCGGGCGCGCCCTGCCGGGTCACGGTGGACGGACGTCCCGTCGCCTGGGGCGCGCCGGTGCGCGTGCCCGCCGGGGCTCTGCTGGACGTCGGACCTGCGATGTCGGGCCTGCGCAGCTACGTGGGCGTCTGCGGGGGCATCGCCGTCGAGCCGGTGCTCGGCAGCCGCTCGACCGACCTGCTGTCGGGGCTGGGCCCGCCCCCTCTCACGGACGGCACGGTGCTGCCTCTGGGCCGGCCGACAGGCGTGCACGCGCGCGTGGACGTCGCCCCGCAGCCGGCGCCACCGGCCGAGCTGGTCCTGCGGGTGACACTCGGACCGCGCGACGGCTGGTTCACGCCGGAGGCCCTACGCACCTTCGTCTCGCGTCCCTACCGGGTGTCCCCGGCGAGCAACCGCATCGGGCTGCGCACGGAGGGGGCCGCCCTGGAGCGGGCCCGGCCCGGGGAGCTCCCCAGCGAGGGCATGGTGCTGGGCGCCGTCCAGGTGCCGCCCGACGGCAGGCCGGTGGTGTTCCTCGCCGACCACCCGACCACCGGCGGCTACCCGGTGATCGGGGTGGTCCGCGCCGCCGACCTCCCGGCCGCCGCCCAGGCGGTGCCGGGCACGCCGGTCCGCTTCGTGGCCGTACGGCGCCGCTGA
- a CDS encoding LamB/YcsF family protein, whose protein sequence is MISIDLNADLGEGFGRWRLTDDERLLSVVTSANVACGFHAGDAATMRRVCELAAERGVRIGAQVSYRDLAGFGRRAMDVPPAELAAEVAYQIGALEVFARAAGARVAYVKPHGALYNRVVHDEEQAGAVVDGVLLADASLPVLGLPGSRLLEQAGKAGLPVVTEAFADRAYTDAGTLVPRTLEGAVVTDPDTVVERSLGLARSGEVVSHSGTRIEVRARSLCLHGDTPGAVELARRVRQRLEASGVRVEAFA, encoded by the coding sequence ATGATCTCCATCGACCTGAACGCCGACCTCGGCGAGGGCTTCGGCCGCTGGCGGCTCACCGACGACGAACGGCTGCTGTCGGTCGTCACCAGCGCCAACGTGGCGTGCGGCTTCCACGCCGGGGACGCGGCCACCATGCGCCGGGTGTGCGAACTGGCGGCCGAGCGCGGCGTCCGGATCGGCGCCCAGGTGTCCTACCGGGACCTGGCCGGGTTCGGGCGGCGCGCGATGGACGTGCCGCCCGCCGAGCTGGCGGCCGAAGTGGCCTACCAGATCGGCGCCCTGGAGGTCTTCGCCCGCGCGGCGGGCGCCCGCGTGGCCTACGTGAAACCGCACGGCGCGCTCTACAACCGGGTCGTGCACGACGAGGAGCAGGCCGGCGCGGTCGTCGACGGCGTGCTCCTCGCGGACGCCTCGCTGCCGGTGCTGGGCCTGCCCGGCTCGCGCCTGCTGGAACAGGCCGGGAAGGCCGGACTGCCGGTCGTCACGGAGGCGTTCGCGGACCGGGCGTACACCGACGCGGGCACGCTCGTGCCGCGCACCCTGGAGGGCGCCGTGGTCACCGACCCCGACACCGTCGTGGAACGGTCGCTCGGCCTGGCCCGCTCCGGCGAGGTCGTCTCCCACTCCGGGACGCGGATCGAGGTACGTGCGCGTTCCCTGTGCCTGCACGGCGACACCCCCGGCGCGGTGGAGCTGGCACGCCGGGTACGGCAGCGACTGGAGGCGTCGGGCGTCCGGGTGGAGGCCTTCGCATGA
- a CDS encoding GntR family transcriptional regulator: protein MAEQLRDLSDDRALLGRTSTAERVSDILRSRIAEGYFPPGTRLSEDSIGGALGVSRNTLREAFRLLTHERLLVHELNRGVFVRVLTVEDVEDIYRTRMLVECAVVRGLGEPPYGLDGLAGAVEEGRRAAREGDWKGVGTANIHFHRELVALAASERTDELMRSVFAELRLAFHVVDEPQRLHEPYIARNVMILEALQAGDRGQAERLLAGYLDDSLERVVEVYRRRVGEDG, encoded by the coding sequence ATGGCAGAGCAGCTGAGGGACCTCTCCGACGACCGGGCTCTCCTGGGGCGCACCAGCACCGCCGAACGCGTCTCCGACATCCTCAGGAGCCGGATCGCCGAGGGCTACTTCCCGCCCGGCACCCGGCTGTCGGAGGACAGCATCGGCGGCGCGCTCGGCGTCTCCCGCAACACGCTGCGCGAGGCGTTCCGGCTGCTCACGCACGAACGCCTGCTCGTCCACGAGCTGAACCGGGGCGTCTTCGTCCGGGTCCTGACCGTGGAGGACGTCGAGGACATCTACCGCACCCGGATGCTCGTCGAGTGCGCGGTCGTGCGTGGTCTCGGCGAGCCGCCCTACGGCCTCGACGGGCTCGCCGGTGCCGTGGAGGAGGGGCGGCGGGCGGCGCGGGAAGGCGACTGGAAGGGGGTGGGCACGGCCAACATCCACTTCCACCGGGAACTGGTCGCCCTCGCGGCGAGCGAGCGCACCGACGAGTTGATGCGGAGTGTGTTCGCCGAACTGCGCCTCGCGTTCCACGTGGTGGACGAGCCGCAGCGATTGCACGAGCCGTACATCGCTCGAAATGTCATGATTCTTGAGGCCCTTCAGGCAGGGGACCGGGGCCAGGCCGAGCGTCTGCTCGCCGGCTACCTCGACGACTCGCTGGAACGGGTCGTGGAGGTGTACCGGCGGCGGGTCGGCGAGGACGGCTGA
- a CDS encoding putative hydro-lyase, which produces MNRTGTDTGDRPVVLVDEHARAWSPETARARFREGLTGPTAGVAAGHTQVNLISVPADWAYDVLLFCQRNPKPCPVLDVTDAGSRTTVLAEGADLRTDLPRYRVWRDGELVDEPTDVRAYWRDDLVSFLIGCSFTFEWALSEAGVPIRHVEQGRNVPMYVTSRQCRPAGRLHGPLVVSMRPVPPPHLAAAIRESSLLPAVHGSPVHCGDPSGLGIDDLGRPDFGDPVDAEPDDIPVFWACGVTPQAAVMASRPPFALTHAPGQMFLTDARDEHYPVA; this is translated from the coding sequence ATGAACCGCACGGGCACCGACACCGGGGACCGTCCCGTCGTCCTCGTCGACGAGCACGCGCGCGCGTGGAGCCCGGAAACGGCCCGCGCCCGCTTCCGGGAGGGTCTGACGGGCCCCACGGCCGGGGTCGCGGCGGGCCACACCCAGGTCAACCTGATCTCGGTGCCCGCCGACTGGGCCTACGACGTGCTGCTGTTCTGCCAGCGCAACCCCAAGCCCTGCCCGGTCCTCGACGTCACCGACGCGGGATCCCGGACCACCGTGCTCGCGGAGGGCGCGGACCTGCGCACCGACCTGCCGCGCTACCGGGTCTGGCGGGACGGCGAGCTGGTGGACGAGCCGACGGACGTGCGCGCGTACTGGCGGGACGACCTGGTGTCGTTCCTGATCGGGTGCAGCTTCACCTTCGAGTGGGCGCTGAGCGAGGCGGGCGTTCCGATCCGCCACGTCGAGCAGGGCCGCAACGTCCCGATGTACGTCACCAGCCGGCAGTGCCGTCCGGCGGGGCGGCTGCACGGACCGCTGGTGGTGTCCATGCGGCCGGTGCCGCCCCCGCATCTGGCGGCGGCGATCCGGGAGAGCAGCCTGCTGCCGGCGGTGCACGGCAGCCCCGTACACTGCGGCGATCCCTCGGGCCTCGGCATCGACGACCTCGGCCGCCCCGACTTCGGCGACCCGGTGGACGCCGAGCCGGACGACATCCCGGTGTTCTGGGCCTGCGGAGTGACCCCGCAGGCGGCCGTGATGGCCTCGCGCCCGCCGTTCGCCCTCACGCACGCCCCCGGGCAGATGTTCCTCACCGACGCCCGCGACGAGCACTACCCCGTGGCCTGA
- a CDS encoding MFS transporter, which produces MSTPPPRQALTDDTRPATTEPTSDDGAFGWLRALGPRGRRAFAGAFGGYALDSYDYFTLPLSMVALSAYFGLNSGQTGLFTTVTLVVSALGGALAGVLADRIGRVKALMLTVITYAVFTVACGFAPNYETLLVFRALQGLGFGGEWAVGAILVAEYASAKHRGRTLGAIQSSWAVGWGLAAIVYTLVFSLAGDDLAWRIMFWTGALPALLVIWVRRSVHDAPEAAAAREQSAEKGSFTAIFKPGLLRTTIFAGLLSTGVQGGYYTLATWVPTYLKSERDLSVVGTGGYLTFLISGAFIGYLTGGYLTDKLGRRRNIWLFALLSAICILAYANIPSGANTLLLVLGFPLGFCMSAIFSGFGSYLSELYPTAVRGTGQGFTYNTGRAVGAVFPTTVGFLADSWGVGGALVFGAIGYGIAALALLGLPETRGKELT; this is translated from the coding sequence ATGAGCACGCCCCCTCCACGACAGGCCCTGACCGACGACACACGCCCCGCGACCACTGAACCGACCTCGGACGACGGGGCGTTCGGCTGGCTGCGCGCCCTGGGCCCGCGCGGCCGGCGCGCGTTCGCCGGTGCCTTCGGCGGCTATGCCCTGGACTCGTACGACTACTTCACCCTGCCGCTGAGCATGGTCGCGCTGTCCGCCTACTTCGGCCTGAACAGCGGACAGACCGGCCTCTTCACGACGGTCACCCTGGTGGTCTCCGCGCTCGGCGGCGCCCTCGCGGGCGTCCTCGCGGACCGCATCGGCCGGGTGAAGGCGCTGATGCTCACGGTGATCACGTACGCGGTCTTCACCGTCGCCTGCGGCTTCGCGCCCAACTACGAGACACTGCTGGTCTTCCGCGCCCTCCAGGGCCTCGGTTTCGGCGGCGAGTGGGCGGTCGGCGCGATCCTCGTCGCCGAATACGCGAGCGCCAAGCACCGGGGCCGCACGCTCGGCGCCATCCAGAGCTCCTGGGCCGTGGGCTGGGGCCTCGCGGCGATCGTCTACACCTTGGTCTTCTCGCTGGCCGGCGACGACCTTGCCTGGCGCATCATGTTCTGGACCGGGGCACTGCCCGCGCTGCTCGTCATCTGGGTGCGGCGCAGTGTGCACGATGCGCCCGAGGCCGCCGCCGCTCGGGAACAGAGTGCGGAGAAGGGCTCCTTCACGGCGATCTTCAAGCCCGGCCTGCTGCGGACGACGATCTTCGCGGGGCTGCTCTCGACGGGCGTCCAGGGCGGCTACTACACGCTGGCCACCTGGGTGCCGACCTACCTCAAGTCCGAGCGCGACCTGTCGGTCGTCGGCACGGGCGGTTATCTGACGTTCCTGATTTCGGGCGCCTTCATCGGCTACCTGACGGGCGGTTACCTCACGGACAAGCTGGGCCGGCGGCGCAACATCTGGCTGTTCGCCCTGCTGTCGGCGATCTGCATCCTGGCGTACGCGAACATCCCGAGCGGCGCCAACACCCTGCTCCTGGTGCTCGGTTTCCCGCTCGGGTTCTGCATGTCGGCGATCTTCAGCGGCTTCGGCTCCTACCTGAGCGAGCTGTACCCGACGGCGGTGCGCGGCACGGGGCAGGGCTTCACGTACAACACCGGGCGCGCGGTGGGTGCCGTCTTCCCGACGACGGTCGGGTTCCTGGCCGACAGCTGGGGTGTGGGCGGCGCGCTGGTCTTCGGCGCGATCGGCTACGGCATCGCGGCGCTGGCGCTGCTCGGGCTGCCGGAGACGCGCGGGAAGGAGCTCACATGA
- a CDS encoding SGNH/GDSL hydrolase family protein → MRRPWTEGAPRFVALGDSLTEGVGDPVGDGAWRGWAALLAAGLTEGSAGPGEGPAGRGGLADGPDGLADRPDGPSEGSAGPGEGPAGLPQGHARFTNLAVSGAQTRDVLERQLPAGLALRPDLVSVVIGVNDTLRCTFDIQAVAARLDQVYGAFTEQGAVLLTACLPDPGTMLGLPGALAHPLARRQRAVNTVVHALSDRYGAVHLHACEGDWITDRALWSADRLHPGERGHRQLALRFHALLEEHGLATGPAPSPEPEFPVPTRSASLWWLATAGTGWVARRCTDLLPQLLTLAADELRHRARGTSARLDLRASAAVSAALAALSVAEQPDAA, encoded by the coding sequence ATGAGACGCCCGTGGACGGAGGGAGCCCCGAGGTTCGTGGCCCTCGGCGACTCGCTGACCGAGGGGGTGGGTGATCCCGTCGGCGACGGGGCGTGGCGCGGCTGGGCCGCGCTGCTCGCCGCCGGGCTCACCGAGGGATCCGCGGGGCCCGGCGAGGGGCCCGCCGGGCGCGGGGGGCTCGCCGACGGACCCGACGGGCTCGCCGACCGACCCGACGGGCCCAGCGAGGGATCCGCCGGGCCGGGCGAGGGACCCGCCGGGCTTCCCCAGGGCCACGCCCGGTTCACCAACCTCGCGGTGAGCGGGGCGCAGACGCGTGACGTGCTGGAGCGGCAGCTGCCCGCCGGGCTGGCCCTGCGGCCCGACCTCGTGTCCGTCGTCATCGGCGTCAACGACACCCTGCGCTGCACCTTCGACATCCAGGCCGTGGCGGCCCGGCTCGACCAGGTGTACGGGGCCTTCACCGAGCAGGGTGCGGTGCTGCTCACCGCCTGCCTGCCCGACCCGGGCACGATGCTGGGGCTGCCGGGGGCACTCGCCCACCCGCTGGCGCGGCGGCAGCGCGCCGTGAACACGGTCGTCCACGCCCTGTCCGACCGGTACGGAGCTGTGCACCTGCACGCGTGCGAGGGCGACTGGATCACGGACCGCGCCCTGTGGAGCGCGGACCGGCTGCACCCCGGAGAGCGCGGGCACCGGCAGCTGGCCCTGCGCTTCCACGCGCTGCTCGAGGAACACGGCCTCGCGACGGGGCCCGCGCCCTCGCCCGAGCCGGAGTTCCCCGTCCCGACCAGGTCGGCGAGCCTGTGGTGGCTGGCCACGGCGGGCACCGGCTGGGTGGCCCGCCGGTGCACCGACCTGCTGCCGCAGCTCCTGACACTCGCCGCCGACGAGCTCCGGCACCGCGCCCGGGGCACGAGCGCCCGACTCGACCTACGGGCCTCCGCGGCCGTGTCCGCCGCGCTGGCCGCCCTGTCGGTGGCGGAGCAGCCGGACGCGGCCTGA